AAGATTTAAGCTCTTCTGGAATTATTGGTGATGCAAGCGCTTCAAATCCTAAACTAGGTGCCGCTTTGGAAAATGCACTAATAGATCATTGGAAGTCAATGTTTGCAAGCCTTTTGGACAGTGATTGGCCGCCAACCATGTCAGTAAAATCTGTTTCTAGCAGTTAAGAAGTGGTAACTGAACTACCGTTTTGCATTTAATTCTGTAAGATCACTCAGATTGACAAATTTCTAATAGATCTATGCAAGCTCTTGCATCCACAAATTTAGCTTTAGAAAAAGAAGAGTTAATTACTGACTCTCTTCCAGACTTCACCTCAGAGTCTTATAAAGATGCTTACAGCAGAATCAATGCAGTTGTGATTGAGGGTGAGCAAGAGGCTTATTCAAATTTTCTTGATCTAGCTAAGTTGATTCCTGAGCATGCAGATGAGCTTGTGAGGCTAGGGAAGATGGAGAAAAAGCATATGAATGGCTTTTGTGCTTGTGGGAGAAATCTTGCCGTAAAGCCAGATATGCCCTTCGCGAAGACCTTTTTCTCAAAACTCCATAATAATTTTTTAGAGGCTTTTAAAGTTGGAGATACAACTACCTGTCTACTAATTCAATGCATTTTGATTGAATCTTTTGCAATATCTGCTTATCATGTTTACATACGTGTTGCTGATCCATTCGCAAAAAGAATTACAGAGGGTGTTGTTCAAGATGAATACTTGCACTTGAATTATGGCCAAGAATGGCTTAAGGCCAATCTTGAGACAGTTAAGAAAAATCTTATGAAGGCTAATAAAGAAAATTTACCTCTTATAAAATCTATGCTTGATGAAGTTTCAAATGACGCTGAAGTTCTTCATATGGATAAGGAAGAATTAATGGAGGAATTTATGATTGCTTATCAAGATTCCCTTATGGAAATAGGTCTGGATAATAGAGAAATTGCAAGAATGGCTCTTGCAGCAGTGATCTAAGGAGTTTAAATTTACATCTTTTTTATCATTAGCTATTCCTCAAGAACTTAAAGTTCTTGAGGAATTCTCTTTTTTGTGACCGTGGTGGTCTAACCTTCAAACTTGGATAAATATTTAGTTTCAATTTTGATCTTGCTTGGTGCCAAATGTTTGGGCTAATTGGACATTCAACAAGTTTTGAAGATGCCAAACGAAAGGCATTAGGTCTTGGCTATGACCATATTGCTGAAGGGGATTTAGACGTATGGTGTACTGCACCCCCTCAATTGGTTGAGCACGTAAAGGTTGTAAGTGCAATAGGAAAGACTATCGAGGGAGCTTATATAGACTCATGCTTTGTTCCTGAGATGCTAAGTCGCTTCAAAACTGCGAGAAGAAAAGTTTTGAATGCAATGGAGTTAGCTCAGAAAAAAGGTATCAGCATCACCGCTCTAGGTGGATTTACATCAATAATTTTTGAGAATTTTAATTTGCTTCAAAATCAACAAGTTAGAAATACCACTCTTGATTGGCAAAGATTTACCACTGGTAATACTCATACAGCTTGGGTTATTTGTAGGCAGTTAGAGCAAAATGCTCCTCGAATAGGAATTGATTTGAACAAATCAAAAGTAGCTGTCGTTGGGGCTACGGGTGACATTGGCAGCGCTGTTTGTAGGTGGCTTACTAATCGAACTGGTGTTTCTGAGCTTCTATTAGTAGCTAGACAGCAAAAGCCTTTATCTGAACTCCAGTCTCAACTTGGAGGAGGGAGGATTCTTAGTCTTGATGAGGCTTTACCTGAAGCAGATATTGTGATTTGGGTTGCAAGCATGCCTAAAACCTTAGAAATTGATCCATCTAAAATTAAAAGGCCCTGTTTAATGATTGATGGTGGATATCCTAAGAATTTAGGTGAGAAGTTTTCAGGACCTGGTATACATGTCTTAAAAGGCGGAATAGTTCAATTTTTCAAAGATATTGGTTGGAGCATGATGGAATTAGCTGAGATGGAAAATCCTAAAAGAGAGATGTTTGCCTGTTTTGCTGAGGCAATGCTTCTTGAATTCGAGAATTGTCATACAAATTTCAGTTGGGGGAGGAATAACATTACGTTGGAAAAGATGGATTTTATTGGCAAGGCTTCTGAAAGGCATGGTTTTTCTGCTGTTGGTTTGAAATCAAATATTCAGACATTAACCGTCTGAACATTTGGTTACTTTTTTTTATGGCTAGACGTTTTCTCCTCGAGTTTGAAAAACCTCTTGTTGAATTAGAGAATCAGATTGATCAAATCAGAGAATTAGCAAGAGATTCAGAGGTTGATGTAAGTCAGCAACTTCTGCAATTAGAGACACTTGCAGCAAGAAGGCGAGAAGAAATATTTAATGCACTTACACCTGCTCAAAAGATTCAAGTAGCTAGACACCCTCAAAGGCCAAGCACGCTTGATTACATTCAGATGTTTTGTGATGATTGGGTCGAATTACACGGAGACAGGAACGGAACTGATGATCAAGCTCTTATAGGAGGTTTAGCTCGAATAGGTGAAAAATCTGTCCTTCTAATTGGACAACAAAAAGGTAGAGACACAAAAGAGAATGTTGCAAGAAACTTTGGCATGGCAAAGCCAGGAGGATATAGAAAGGCTTTGAGGCTAATGGATCATGCTGATCGATTTGGTTTGCCAATAATTTCTTTTATAGATACTCCTGGAGCTTATGCAGGGCTCATAGCAGAAGAGCAAGGCCAGGGGGAAGCCATCGCAGTGAATTTACGTGAAATGTTTAGACTGAAAGTCCCCATAATTGCGACTGTAATTGGAGAAGGAGGCTCTGGTGGTGCGCTGGGTATAGGTGTCGCAGACAGGCTGCTCATGTTTGAGCATAGTGTCTATACAGTTGCAAGCCCCGAAGCGTGTGCTTCGATTTTATGGAGAGATGCTGGGAAGGCTCCGGAAGCAGCATCATCATTAAAAATTACTGGACCTGATCTTATGAAGTTAGGAATTGTTGACGAGGTACTAAAAGAGCCTTCTGGTGGGAATAATTGGGCGCCGCTTCAGGCTGGGGATACTTTGAAAAATGCCCTTGAGAAGCATCTATCCGAATTATTGGCTTTATCGCGTGATGAATTGAGAGACAACAGATATTCCAAATTTAGAAAAATGGGAAAATATTTGGAATCTCAGTCTATCGAAAGTGAAATTTCAGTTTAAAGTTTTAATGTTTGCTTCTAACTTTCTTGTCAACAGTATTAATTACGGGCGCTTCTAGAGGAATTGGGAGAGCAACTGCTAAAGCTTTTGCCAATTCTGGATGGGATTTATTGCTTCTAGCCAGGTCTGAAGATCAACTAGAAAGACTTGTAGAAGAAATAGATAATAAAAAAGTTAAGGTCTTCTACAAATCTATTGATCTTAGTCATCCCAAAAATATATCCAAGGGAGTAGTTGAATTAATGAATAATGGTTTAATTCCCTCAGTGCTAATAAATAATGCTGGAGTTGCTTGGACTGGAGATCTTTTATCCATGCCACTTGAAAAATGGGAATGGATCATGCAAATGAATCTCACCAGTATCTTTCAGGTCTGCTCTGATGTGGTGCCGTTAATGAGAAAAAAAGGAGGATTAGTTATCAACGTTAGTAGTCATGCTTCTCGCAATGTTTTTCCACAATGGGGAGCCTATTGTGTTTCCAAAGCAGCTTTGGCAAGTTTTACCAAATGCTTAGCAGAAGAAGAACGTAAGAATTTCATACGAGCATGCACACTTACTCTTGGATCAGTAAATTCAACTCTTTGGGATTCCGATTCCGTTGGTATGCAATTTGATAGAGATTCGATGCTTTCAGTTGATCAAGTTGCATTTGAACTTTTACATCTTGCTAGTCAACCAATTAATCAAATCATCGAGGATGTAACTCTTATGCCTTCTGCAGGAGCATTTTAATCTTAGAGATATTAAATTAACATCCTTGATTAATCTTGTTCTCTTATTTCCCGAATAAGAGATTCAACTTTCTTAATATCTTTAATGCCTGGGGATATCTCTAGTCGACTAGAGGCATCAATCCCATCAGGTCTGATTTCGGAAAAAATTTCAGGAATTATTTCTGCAGATATACCACCAGCTAAGATCCAAGGAACTTTGAAGGTTTTATTAATTAATAGTTCTATTGGGACTCTATTACCAGTGCCTCCAAGTGACTTATCATCCCAGGCATCTAAAAGAATAGCATCGATATTCTTCTCGTATTGACTTATATTTTCTAAATCATTAATAGATTTTAACCTGAAGGCTTTCCATAATTTCATTATTGGAAATTCCTTCTTTAATTTTCGACAATAATTAACTGATTCATTCCCATGTAATTGGATTACTGATGGTGGGGTTGATCTGTTGTTTATACATTTGACCTCGTCTAATGTTTCATTCGCGATTACTAATACTTTCTCAATATTTGAAGAAACTTTTTCTACTTCATTAAAAATTTTTATACATTCTTCTTCTGGTACAAAACGAGGTGAATTTTTAACGCCAATCACTCCAATAGCATTTATTTTGAATTCCGCTATGGATCTTGCTTGCGAAGTCATTGTTAGTCCACAAATTTTTATTGCTGTTGCCCTTTTAGAAGTAGATTTTCTGATCATTGCCAAAACTTTTATTAGGATTGATTGAAATAGATTTTATTGAGAGTTTGGAGGAATTTAAGTTTGGGTAGTTGGGAAGTTATGAAAATCAGAGGTATCCCTTTGAGGATCCATCCAAGTTGGTTTTTGGTTTTCTTATATTTTACTTTGTCAGCCAAAGATCAGTTCGAGACGCTTTTGGATGGTCAAGCATCCATATGGAATGGATGGGTGATTGGTGCTTTTACATCTTCTCTTCTGTTTTTATCTGTTTTATTGCATGAATTGGCTCATTCTTTTGTAGCAATTGGAGAAGGTCTAAAAGTTAGAAACATAACACTTTTTTTTCTTGGAGGTATGGCAAATCTTGAAAAGGAATGTCCGACTTCAAAAGGAAGTTTAAAAATTGCAATCTCAGGTCCTTTTGTTAGTCTTTTATTAGCTTTTTTAATGGTTTTATTAAGTAATAATCTATCAGCATCAAATTTTATACTGTCTAATTTATTTAAACAGGTTGGTAGTCTCAATCTTTTGATAGGGGCATTTAATTTGCTTCCGATAATTCCTCTTGATGGTGGGGTAATATTAAAATCTTTAATTTGGTACTTTACAGGGAGTAAAAGAGCAGGGATTAAAGTTGCTATAGCCTCTGCAAGATTAATTTCTTTTCTTGCTATTTTTATTGGCATTTTAAGTTTACTTAGAGGTAACATTTATATCGCAATTTGCTTTTCTATTATTGGCCTATTTATTTTTTCTTCATCTAAATCACAGAGCCAAATTATTCAAATACAAAAGATATTGTCTGAATTATATGTTAATCAGGTTTGTAGTCGTTCATATAGAGTCCTAGAGGATGATTTGCCTGTGAAAGTTTTATCTAAATATAATTCATTCAATAATGATAATGTTTTTAATGAAGAATGGATTCTTCTATGCAGAGAAGGAAGATGGGTCGGTTATGTTAATGAAAAAATCTTGAAGAATATTTCTGTACAAAACTGGGATAAAAAGTTTCTTTATGAGTTTTCATTTCCAATAAATGAATTGCCATCAATTAGTGAAAAAGAATCATTATGGAAAGCAATAATAAAAATTGAAAAAACAAAAGAT
The sequence above is drawn from the Prochlorococcus marinus str. MIT 1013 genome and encodes:
- a CDS encoding long-chain acyl-[acyl-carrier-protein] reductase — its product is MFGLIGHSTSFEDAKRKALGLGYDHIAEGDLDVWCTAPPQLVEHVKVVSAIGKTIEGAYIDSCFVPEMLSRFKTARRKVLNAMELAQKKGISITALGGFTSIIFENFNLLQNQQVRNTTLDWQRFTTGNTHTAWVICRQLEQNAPRIGIDLNKSKVAVVGATGDIGSAVCRWLTNRTGVSELLLVARQQKPLSELQSQLGGGRILSLDEALPEADIVIWVASMPKTLEIDPSKIKRPCLMIDGGYPKNLGEKFSGPGIHVLKGGIVQFFKDIGWSMMELAEMENPKREMFACFAEAMLLEFENCHTNFSWGRNNITLEKMDFIGKASERHGFSAVGLKSNIQTLTV
- a CDS encoding phosphoribosylanthranilate isomerase — encoded protein: MIRKSTSKRATAIKICGLTMTSQARSIAEFKINAIGVIGVKNSPRFVPEEECIKIFNEVEKVSSNIEKVLVIANETLDEVKCINNRSTPPSVIQLHGNESVNYCRKLKKEFPIMKLWKAFRLKSINDLENISQYEKNIDAILLDAWDDKSLGGTGNRVPIELLINKTFKVPWILAGGISAEIIPEIFSEIRPDGIDASSRLEISPGIKDIKKVESLIREIREQD
- a CDS encoding site-2 protease family protein; translated protein: MGSWEVMKIRGIPLRIHPSWFLVFLYFTLSAKDQFETLLDGQASIWNGWVIGAFTSSLLFLSVLLHELAHSFVAIGEGLKVRNITLFFLGGMANLEKECPTSKGSLKIAISGPFVSLLLAFLMVLLSNNLSASNFILSNLFKQVGSLNLLIGAFNLLPIIPLDGGVILKSLIWYFTGSKRAGIKVAIASARLISFLAIFIGILSLLRGNIYIAICFSIIGLFIFSSSKSQSQIIQIQKILSELYVNQVCSRSYRVLEDDLPVKVLSKYNSFNNDNVFNEEWILLCREGRWVGYVNEKILKNISVQNWDKKFLYEFSFPINELPSISEKESLWKAIIKIEKTKDGRLLVLSVSGLPLGTLDRVDIGKAVLKKIGLNLPDQLIKIARKENIYPIGLNLFNIAKSMVSSDLEEYH
- a CDS encoding aldehyde oxygenase (deformylating), which codes for MQALASTNLALEKEELITDSLPDFTSESYKDAYSRINAVVIEGEQEAYSNFLDLAKLIPEHADELVRLGKMEKKHMNGFCACGRNLAVKPDMPFAKTFFSKLHNNFLEAFKVGDTTTCLLIQCILIESFAISAYHVYIRVADPFAKRITEGVVQDEYLHLNYGQEWLKANLETVKKNLMKANKENLPLIKSMLDEVSNDAEVLHMDKEELMEEFMIAYQDSLMEIGLDNREIARMALAAVI
- a CDS encoding SDR family oxidoreductase; this encodes MSTVLITGASRGIGRATAKAFANSGWDLLLLARSEDQLERLVEEIDNKKVKVFYKSIDLSHPKNISKGVVELMNNGLIPSVLINNAGVAWTGDLLSMPLEKWEWIMQMNLTSIFQVCSDVVPLMRKKGGLVINVSSHASRNVFPQWGAYCVSKAALASFTKCLAEEERKNFIRACTLTLGSVNSTLWDSDSVGMQFDRDSMLSVDQVAFELLHLASQPINQIIEDVTLMPSAGAF
- a CDS encoding acetyl-CoA carboxylase carboxyltransferase subunit alpha, with the protein product MARRFLLEFEKPLVELENQIDQIRELARDSEVDVSQQLLQLETLAARRREEIFNALTPAQKIQVARHPQRPSTLDYIQMFCDDWVELHGDRNGTDDQALIGGLARIGEKSVLLIGQQKGRDTKENVARNFGMAKPGGYRKALRLMDHADRFGLPIISFIDTPGAYAGLIAEEQGQGEAIAVNLREMFRLKVPIIATVIGEGGSGGALGIGVADRLLMFEHSVYTVASPEACASILWRDAGKAPEAASSLKITGPDLMKLGIVDEVLKEPSGGNNWAPLQAGDTLKNALEKHLSELLALSRDELRDNRYSKFRKMGKYLESQSIESEISV